A single window of Gossypium hirsutum isolate 1008001.06 chromosome A10, Gossypium_hirsutum_v2.1, whole genome shotgun sequence DNA harbors:
- the LOC107942337 gene encoding probable boron transporter 7 — protein MGNMKSPFKGITKDIKGRSACYKQDWINGLCSGFRIFAPTFYIFFASALPVIAFGEQLSRDTDGALSTVETLASTAICGIIHSILGGQPLLIVGVAEPTIIMYTYLYNFCKRRPELGQELFLAWTAWVCVWTAMLLIFLAIFNACTIINRFTRVAGELFGMLITVLFLQEAVKGVISEFNVPKGENPKLEKYQFPWLYTNGLLAVIFSFGVLFTSLKTRKARLWRYGTGWIRGFLADYGVPLMILCWTALSYMIPGQVSSGVPRRLFCPLLWESESLHHWTVIKDMGKVPIMYIFAAFIPAVMIAGLYFFDHSVASQLAQQKEFNLKNPSAYHYDILLLGIMTLICGLLGLPPSNGVLPQSPMHTKSLAVLKRQLIRKKMVQSAKEGISQLASNSEIYGRMQAVFIEMDESPAPTSVDKELKNLKEAVMKRDGRENGKENFDPEKHIDAHLPVRVNEQRMSNLLQSFLVGLSLCALPVVKMIPTSVLWGYFAYMAIDSLPGNQFWERMLLLFITPRRRYKVLEGVHASFVESVPFKSILMFTLFQLVYFLVCFGVTWIPIAGILFPLPFFLLISIRQHILPKFFAPEHLRELDAAEYEEILGTPRRNLSLSFKGRESFVSHNEGSEDNFSDAEILDEMTTHRGELKLRTVSFKEERLHQVHP, from the exons ATGGGAAACATGAAAAGTCCATTCAAGGGGATAACCAAAGACATCAAGGGAAGAAGCGCGTGCTACAAGCAAGATTGGATCAATGGACTTTGCTCAGGCTTTCG GATATTTGCTCCTACTTTCTATATCTTCTTTGCTTCTGCTCTTCCTGTTATTGCCTTTGGAGAGCAATTGAGTCGAGATACAG ACGGTGCCCTCAGCACAGTGGAAACATTGGCTTCCACAGCTATTTGTGGAATCATTCACTCCATTTTAGGTGGGCAACCTTTGTTAATAGTAGGTGTTGCAGAGCCAACAATTATAATGTACACTTATTTGTACAATTTCTGCAAACGAAGGCCTGAGTTGGGCCAGGAGCTCTTTTTGGCTTGGACTGCATG GGTGTGTGTATGGACAGCTATGCTGCTCATTTTTCTTGCTATATTCAATGCATGCACCATAATCAACAGATTTACAAGAGTTGCTGGAGAGCTTTTCGGCATGTTGATAACTGTTCTTTTCCTTCAAGAGGCTGTTAAG GGAGTGATCAGTGAGTTCAATGTTCCCAAAGGTGAAAATCCTAAGTTGGAGAAATATCAGTTCCCCTGGCTATATACAAATGGGTTGCTTGCAGTCATTTTCTCATTTGGGGTTCTATTCACTTCCCTAAAGACTCGTAAGGCAAGATTGTGGCGTTACGGAACAG GTTGGATTAGAGGTTTTCTTGCAGATTATGGTGTTCCCCTTATGATCTTGTGTTGGACAGCATTGTCTTACATGATACCTGGACAAGTTAGTTCTGGAGTCCCCAGGAGGCTGTTCTGTCCACTTCTTTGGGAATCTGAATCATTACATCACTGGACAGTGATAAAG GATATGGGAAAGGTACCCATAATGTACATCTTTGCTGCCTTTATACCAGCAGTAATGATAGCAGGTCTATACTTCTTCGATCACAGTGTTGCTTCACAGTTGGCACAACAAAAGGAGTTTAACCTTAAAAATCCTTCTGCTTACCATTATGATATCTTATTGCTAGGAATTATG ACTTTGATTTGTGGGTTGCTGGGACTCCCTCCTTCAAATGGGGTCCTTCCACAATCTCCCATGCACACTAAAAGCCTTGCAGTTCTCAAAAGGCAG CTGATTCGGAAAAAAATGGTACAAAGTGCCAAGGAGGGCATATCGCAACTAGCAAGCAACTCAGAAATCTATGGGAGGATGCAAGCTGTGTTCATAGAAATGGACGAATCTCCTGCT CCTACTTCAGTAGATAAAGAGTTGAAGAACTTGAAAGAGGCTGTAATGAAACGTGATGGTAGggagaatggaaaagaaaattttgatccTGAGAAGCACATTGATGCTCATTTGCCAGTTAGAGTTAATGAGCAAAGAATGAGCAACTTGTTGCAGTCCTTCCTTGTTGGACTTTCATTGTGTGCTCTGCCTGTGGTAAAAATGATACCTACCTCGGTACTGTGGGGATACTTTGCCTACATGGCGATTGACAGCCTCCCAGGGAACCAGTTCTGGGAAAGGATGTTGCTACTGTTTATCACCCCTAGGAGACGTTACAA AGTCCTTGAAGGTGTTCATGCATCATTTGTGGAGTCAGTACCTTTCAAGTCCATTTTGATGTTTACACTCTTCCAGTTGGTATACTTTCTGGTATGTTTCGGGGTGACATGGATACCTATAGCTGGAATACTGTTTCCGCTGCCGTTCTTCCTCCTCATCAGCATCAGACAGCACATCCTTCCAAAGTTTTTCGCTCCTGAACATCTGCGGGAACTTGATGCAGCTGAGTATGAAGAAATTCTTGGCACACCACGCAGAAACTTAAGTTTATCATTCAAG GGAAGGGAATCATTTGTTTCTCACAATGAAGGATCTGAAGACAACTTTTCTGATGCTGAGATATTAGATGAAATGACAACGCACAGAGGAGAATTGAAGCTTAGAACCGTAAGCTTTAAGGAAGAAAGGTTACATCAG GTTCATCCATGA
- the LOC107942335 gene encoding LOW QUALITY PROTEIN: pleiotropic drug resistance protein 3-like (The sequence of the model RefSeq protein was modified relative to this genomic sequence to represent the inferred CDS: inserted 1 base in 1 codon), producing the protein MAQQDGSDEIESVRIQLSNIGRSVSTEEVQTLRTLTSFDDDSDYDDDDYYCYDDYCYDDDDDDDDEYESQWAAVERLPLFERITTALFDDKVGRKRLVNVTKLGPDERHCFIDKLIKHVQNDNLSLLEKLRHRIDRAGVQLPSVEVRYKNLSVQAECQLVHGKPLPTLWNATKGAFSGISNLLGSKQEAKISILKDVNGIIKPGRMTLLLGPPGCGKTTFLLALAGKLSQTLEVSGEITYNGYGLDEFNPRKTSTYVSQYDLHTPEMTVRETLDFSARFQGIGSRAEIIKEVSQREKQAGIVPDPDVDAYMKAISVEGTESTLQTDYILKILGLDNCADTMVGDAIRRGISGGEKKRLTTGEMIVGPTKVLFMDEISNGLDSSTSFQVVSCIQHLVHHTDATALISLLQPAPEIFDLFDDVILMAEGKVVYHGPRTYIHKFFKNCGFRCLERKGIADFIQEVISRKDQAQYWYHKEQPYRYVSVNQFIQKFKECKIGVSLEKELSDPLEKTQSRRDSLSFKRYSLSKWELFKACLRREFLLMKRNSFLYVFKTLQLLMGASMTMTVFLRTRMAVDIIHANYYLGALFFTLMLIIVDAFPELSLTVSRLEVFHKQRELCFYPAWAYAIPAAILKIPLSFLESFLLISLTYYTIGYSPEVGRFFRQFLVSFGLHVAGMSMFRLISSVSQTIVASTTAGTLALVIMSSFGGFIVTQPSMPPWLNWGFWLNPVSYGEIGMALNELLAPRWEKVKSGNTSAGQETLENRGLNFDSSFYWLSVAALFGLTALFNVIFMLALTFLKPPGKSRAMVSFERYYQLQGQEDSRDESIHNESKISVETDSFSGSETGKMVLPFQPLTVAFRDVQYYVNIPMGFKQKKVQLLSDITGAFRPGILTALMGVSGAGKTTLMDVLSGRKTGGIIEGEIRIGGYLKVQDAYARVSGYCEQTDIHTPHLTVEESLIYSAWLRLPSYIDSETKASFINEVLETIELDEIKDSIVGIAGVNGLSTEQRKRLTIAVELVANPSIMFMDEPTTGLDARAAAIVMRAVKNVVETGRTVVCTIHQPSIHIFEAFDELILMKTGGRIIYSGPLGQNSSRVIQYFQNIPGFPKIKDKYNPATWMLDVTSKSAEAQTSIDFADVYETSTLYKENIELVKQLSSPPPDSXELEFPTRFPQNGWEQFKACLWKQHLSYWRSPSYNLARFFFFSVSSVIFGILFWQRGTKINNQQDLFNALGVMYSALFFFGINSCSSILPFISIQRTVMYREMFAGMYSSWAYSFAQVIIEIPYLVGVALLYVMITYPMIGFYWSAYKVLWSFYTMFCSLLCFTYLGMMIVSLTPNTPVAFIMASSSYSVLNLFSGFYMPRPEMPSWWVWLYYLTPTSWSLNAIFTSQYGDIDKEMHAFGEPTTVSAFLENYFGYHHTSLGSVSIVLIIFPVGLALLFAYFIGKLNFQRS; encoded by the exons ATGGCCCAACAGGATGGTTCAGATGAGATAGAATCCGTGAGAATCCAGTTATCAAATATTGGAAGGAGTGTCTCAACTGAGGAGGTGCAGACTTTACGTACTCTGACTTCTTTTGATGATGATAGtgattatgatgatgatgattattattgttatgatgattattgttatgatgatgatgatgatgatgatgatgaatacGAGTCCCAATGGGCTGCAGTTGAGAGACTACCATTGTTTGAACGCATTACTACGGCTCTTTTCGATGACAAAGTTGGAAGAAAACGACTTGTTAATGTCACCAAACTTGGACCTGATGAGCGGCATTGTTTCATAGACAAGCTCATAAAACATGTTCAAAATGATAACCTGAGTTTGTTGGAAAAACTTAGGCACAGAATTGACAG GGCTGGAGTACAGTTGCCTTCTGTGGAAGTGAGGTATAAAAATTTAAGTGTCCAAGCCGAGTGCCAGTTGGTTCATGGCAAACCTCTTCCCACACTCTGGAATGCCACCAAAGGCGCCTTTTCT GGTATATCTAATTTATTAGGTTCAAAACAAGAAGCCAAGATAAGCATCCTAAAAGATGTCAACGGCATCATAAAACCCGGAAG GATGACTTTATTGCTTGGCCCTCCAGGATGTGGCAAAACTACATTTTTGCTGGCACTTGCTGGGAAATTAAGCCAAACTCTCGAG GTTTCAGGGGAAATAACTTACAATGGTTATGGACTAGATGAGTTTAATCCTCGGAAAACATCAACTTATGTTAGCCAATATGATCTGCATACTCCAGAGATGACAGTAAGGGAGACACTTGATTTTTCTGCACGCTTTCAGGGTATAGGAAGCAGAGCTG AAATCATTAAGGAAGTCAGCCAAAGAGAAAAGCAGGCAGGGATAGTTCCGGATCCTGATGTAGATGCTTACATGAAG GCAATATCAGTTGAAGGTACGGAAAGTACCCTTCAAACAGATTATATTCTGAAG attcttGGACTTGACAACTGTGCTGACACAATGGTTGGTGATGCCATAAGAAGAGGTATCTCAGGTGGTGAAAAGAAGAGATTGACTACAG GGGAGATGATTGTAGGTCCAACAAAAGTTTTATTCATGGACGAAATATCGAATGGCCTTGATAGCTCTACTAGTTTCCAGGTTGTTTCCTGCATTCAGCATTTGGTGCATCATACTGATGCTACTGCATTGATATCTCTTCTTCAACCTGCACCAGAGATCTTTGATCTCTTCGATGATGTTATTCTGATGGCAGAAGGGAAAGTTGTGTATCATGGCCCTCGCACTTATATTCACAAATTCTTCAAGAATTGCGGGTTTAGGTGCCTGGAAAGAAAAGGAATTGCTGACTTCATTCAGGAG GTAATCTCAAGAAAAGATCAAGCACAGTACTGGTACCATAAGGAACAGCCTTACAGATATGTTTCTGTTAATCAATTCATCCAAAAGTTCAAAGAATGTAAAATCGGCGTAAGTTTAGAGAAGGAGCTCTCGGATCCACTTGAAAAGACTCAAAGCCGCCGAGATTCTCTTTCCTTTAAAAGGTACTCGCTTAGTAAATGGGAACTGTTTAAGGCTTGCTTAAGGAGGGAATTCCTTTTGATGAAGAGGAACTCTTTTCTGTATGTGTTCAAGACTTTACAG CTTCTCATGGGTGCATCAATGACTATGACTGTTTTCCTACGCACTCGAATGGCTGTTGACATCATCCATGCGAATTATTATTTGGGTGCTTTATTTTTTACTCTCATGTTAATCATTGTTGATGCATTTCCAGAATTGAGCTTAACCGTATCAAGACTCGAAGTTTTCCACAAACAGCGGGAGTTATGCTTCTATCCTGCGTGGGCTTATGCAATTCCTGCAGCAATCCTAAAAATCCCGCTTTCATTCTTAGAGTCATTTTTATTGATCTCTCTCACCTATTATACCATTGGTTACAGCCCTGAGGTTGGAAG GTTCTTTCGGCAGTTCCTTGTAAGCTTTGGTCTGCACGTAGCAGGAATGTCCATGTTCCGTTTAATTTCCTCGGTGTCCCAAACTATAGTTGCTTCTACAACTGCTGGCACTCTTGCACTAGTGATTATGTCATCCTTCGGTGGCTTCATCGTGACACAAC CATCTATGCCTCCTTGGTTAAACTGGGGATTTTGGCTAAATCCGGTATCATATGGGGAGATAGGCATGGCATTGAATGAACTTCTTGCTCCTCGGTGGGAAAAG GTTAAGTCCGGAAACACAAGCGCTGGACAAGAAACTCTAGAAAATCGTGGATTGAACTTTGATAGCTCCTTTTACTGGTTATCGGTTGCAGCTTTATTTGGATTAACAGCGCTTTTCAATGTCATTTTTATGTTGGCTTTGACTTTCTTGAAGC CTCCAGGAAAGTCTCGTGCTATGGTTTCTTTCGAAAGATACTATCAGCTACAAGGACAAGAAGATAGTAGAGATGAAAGCATACACAATGAAAGCAAAATCAGTGTTGAAACTGACAGTTTTTCTGGATCTGAAACAG GAAAAATGGTTTTGCCTTTCCAGCCACTGACTGTGGCATTCCGGGATGTGCAGTACTATGTGAATATTCCTATG GGTTTTAAGCAGAAAAAGGTGCAGCTTTTATCGGACATTACCGGAGCATTTAGGCCTGGTATTTTAACAGCATTGATGGGTGTCAGTGGAGCAGGTAAAACAACTCTTATGGATGTTCTTTCCGGAAGGAAAACTGGGGGCATAATTGAAGGAGAGATTAGAATTGGTGGGTACCTCAAGGTTCAAGATGCATATGCCAGGGTATCAGGCTACTGTGAGCAAACTGATATACATACTCCCCATCTCACCGTAGAAGAATCACTAATATATTCTGCTTGGCTGCGTCTTCCTTCTTATATTGATTCAGAAACTAAAGCT AGCTTCATAAATGAAGTACTTGAAACCATAGAGCTTGATGAAATCAAAGATTCCATAGTAGGCATAGCTGGAGTTAATGGTTTATCTACTGAGCAGCGTAAGAGGCTGACCATAGCTGTTGAGCTCGTTGCCAATCCCTCCATCATGTTCATGGATGAACCAACTACAGGTTTAGATGCAAGAGCAGCAGCAATTGTTATGAGGGCAGTGAAGAATGTTGTTGAAACTGGGAGAACTGTAGTTTGCACTATCCACCAACCTAGTATTCATATATTTGAGGCATTTGATGAG TTGATTTTAATGAAAACTGGCGGGCGCATTATCTACTCTGGACCGCTGGGTCAGAACTCCAGTCGAGTTATTCAGTACTTTCAG AACATCCCTGGATTTCCCAAGATTAAAGACAAGTATAATCCAGCGACATGGATGCTAGACGTTACTTCTAAATCTGCAGAGGCCCAAACTAGCATAGATTTTGCTGATGTTTATGAGACATCCACTTTGTATAA GGAAAATATAGAGTTGGTTAAGCAATTGAGTTCACCACCTCCTGATT AAGAATTGGAGTTCCCTACCCGATTTCCTCAGAATGGTTGGGAGCAGTTCAAAGCATGCCTATGGAAACAGCACTTGTCTTATTGGAGAAGTCCTTCATACAATTTGGCAcgcttttttttcttctctgtcTCATCTGTTATCTTCGGCATACTATTCTGGCAGAGAGGAACCAAAAT aaataaCCAACAAGACCTGTTCAATGCACTTGGTGTGATGTATTCAGCACTATTCTTCTTTGGCATCAACAGTTGCTCATCAATTTTACCATTCATTTCAATCCAAAGAACAGTTATGTATCGTGAAATGTTTGCAGGAATGTACTCTTCGTGGGCTTACTCATTTGCACAG GTCATAATTGAGATTCCATACTTGGTTGGTGTTGCACTTCTATATGTAATGATCACATATCCAATGATTGGTTTCTACTGGTCAGCCTATAAAGTATTGTGGTCATTTTACACCATGTTTTGTTCACTGCTATGCTTCACCTACTTAGGGATGATGATAGTGTCATTGACACCCAACACCCCAGTGGCTTTCATTATGGCTTCATCTTCTTACTCCGTCTTGAATTTGTTCTCCGGCTTTTACATGCCTAGACCG GAAATGCCGAGTTGGTGGGTTTGGCTATATTATTTAACCCCCACGTCTTGGTCACTGAATGCCATCTTCACGTCGCAGTATGGAGATATCGATAAAGAAATGCACGCTTTCGGAGAACCTACGACGGTTTCTGCTTTCTTAGAAAATTATTTTGGTTATCATCATACGTCTCTAGGTTCAGTTTCCATTGTTCTCATCATCTTCCCCGTCGGATTGGCACTTCTTTTCGCTTATTTTATCGGAAAATTAAATTTCCAAAGGAGTTAA
- the LOC107942338 gene encoding pyruvate dehydrogenase (acetyl-transferring) kinase, mitochondrial, producing the protein MAAKKACESFSKSLIEDVHKWGCMKQTGVSLRYMMEFGSKPTDRNLLISGQFLHKELPIRIARRAIELDTLPYGLSEKRAILKVRDWYLDSFRDLRSFPEIKDINDEKEFTQMIKAIKVRHNNVVPTMALGVQQLKKGIDPKIVYEDLDEIHQFLDRFYLSRIGIRMLIGQHVELHKPNPAPHVVGYIHTKMSPVEVAKNASEAARAICLREYGSAPDINIYGDPSFTFPYVPTHLQLMVFELVKNSLRAVQERFMYSDKVAPPVRIIVAEGIEDVTIKISDEGGGIKRSGLPKIFTYLYSTAKNPLDEHTDLGTDDRITMAGYGYGIPISRLYAKYFGGDLQVISMEGYGTDAYLHLSRLGDSQEPLP; encoded by the exons ATGGCGGCCAAGAAGGCGTGTGAGTCTTTTTCCAAGAGCTTAATTGAGGATGTGCATAAATGGGGTTGCATGAAGCAGACAGGGGTGAGCTTGAGGTACATGATGGAGTTTGGGTCCAAACCCACTGACCGGAACTTGTTGATTTCGGGTCAGTTCCTCCACAAGGAGCTCCCCATTAGGATTGCTCGCAGAGCCATTGAGCTTGATACCCTCCCTTATGGCCTTTCTGAAAAGCGTGCTATTTTGAAg GTCCGAGACTGGTACCTGGATTCCTTCCGTGACCTAAGATCTTTCCCTGAGATCAAAGATATAAATGATGAGAAGGAATTTACACAAATGATCAAGGCTATCAAGGTGCGACACAACAACGTGGTCCCTACGATGGCTTTGGGGGTTCAACAGTTGAAGAAAGGAATAGATCCCAAGATTGTTTATGAGGATCTTGATGAGATTCATCAGTTTCTCGATCGGTTTTACTTGTCACGGATTGGAATCCGCATGCTTATTG GGCAGCACGTCGAGCTGCATAAACCAAATCCTGCTCCACATGTTGTGGGCTATATACATACAAAAATGTCTCCAGTGGAGGTGGCAAAAAATGCTAGCGAGGCTGCACGTGCTATTTGTTTGCGTGAATATGGAAGTGCACCTGATATTAATATCTACGGTGATCCTAGTTTTACATTTCC TTACGTTCCAACACACTTGCAACTTATGGTATTCGAGCTGGTCAAAAATTCCCTGCGTGCTGTCCAAGAGCGCTTTATGTATTCAGATAAAGTTGCACCACCTGTTCGAATAATAGTTGCCGAGGGAATCGAGGATGTAACTATAAAG ATCTCAGATGAGGGGGGTGGCATAAAAAGAAGTGGTCTTCCCAAAATTTTCACTTACCTTTATAGCACTGCCAAAAACCCCTTGGATGAGCATACAGATCTTGGAACAGATGATAGAATAACAATGGCAGGATACGGTTATGGAATACCTATAAGCCGCTTGTATGCAAAGTATTTCGGAGGAGATCTTCAAGTTATCTCCATGGAAGGATATG GGACTGATGCATATCTTCATTTGTCTCGCTTGGGAGACTCACAAGAGCCATTGCCATGA
- the LOC107942339 gene encoding pentatricopeptide repeat-containing protein At3g06430, chloroplastic produces the protein MASSMSLSFSSSLLSSALLRPEPMPKSKPHPTNSFIVPSAVAGAVSDKKRHWKEGEYPGLSHHSIPGSSKKTPLKNLKKKLDRKNAAKAWVSTVTETLSDCILKKQWLQALQVFEMLREQPFYQPKEGTYMKLLVLLGKSGQPHRARQLFDEMVEEGCEPTPELYTALLAAYCRNNLIDDAFSTLNQMKTLPRCQPDVFTYSTLIKACVDASRFDLVESLYEEMDERLITPNTVTQNIVLSGYGKAGKFDQMEKVLSGMLESSACKPDVWTMNTILSVFGNKGQIDMMERWYEKFRNFGIEPETRSFNILIGAYGKKRMYDKMSSVMEYMRKLQFPWTTSTYNNVIEAFADVGDVKHMEYTFDQMRAEGMKADTKTFCCLINGYANAGLFHKVISTAQLAAKFEIPENTSFYNAVIFACAKAEDLMEMARVFNRMKDKQCPPNELTFSIMVDAYRKEGMNDKIYYLEQLQQELLNNGCLPSQ, from the exons ATGGCATCCTCAATGTCCctttccttctcttcttctctgCTCTCCTCTGCTCTGCTACGCCCAGAACCCATGCCCAAGTCCAAGCCCCATCCCACAAACTCCTTCATTGTTCCATCTGCCGTCGCCGGTGCTGTTTCCGATAAGAAGAGGCACTGGAAGGAAGGAGAGTACCCTGGCCTGTCACACCATTCCATTCCTGGGTCTTCCAAGAAAACCCCCCTCAAGAATCTCAAGAAGAAACTCGACCGCAAGAACGCCGCCAAGGCCTGGGTCTCCACCGTCACCGAAACCTTGTCCGATTGCATCCTAAAGAAGCAGTGGCTTCAAGCTCTCCAG GTATTTGAGATGCTTAGGGAACAACCCTTTTATCAACCAAAAGAAGGCACGTACATGAAACTACTTGTTCTTCTTGGGAAATCCGGGCAACCCCACCGTGCCCGCCAGCTGTTCGATGAAATGGTTGAAGAAGGATGTGAACCAACTCCAGAGCTTTACACGGCATTGCTCGCTGCTTATTGTCGAAACAATCTCATTGACGATGCTTTCTCAACGCTTAACCAAATGAAAACACTTCCTCGTTGTCAGCCTGATGTCTTCACCTACAGTACCTTGATTAAGGCGTGTGTTGATGCCTCGCGATTCGACTTGGTTGAGTCTCTGTATGAGGAAATGGATGAGCGGTTGATAACTCCGAATACAGTTACCCAGAACATAGTGTTAAGTGGATATGGTAAGGCGGGGAAGTTTGATCAGATGGAGAAAGTCCTATCTGGCATGTTGGAGAGCTCAGCATGCAAACCTGATGTGTGGACAATGAACACCATCCTCAGTGTATTTGGTAACAAAGGGCAGATTGATATGATGGAGAGATGGTATGAGAAATTCCGAAATTTTGGCATCGAGCCAGAAACACGCTCTTTCAATATCTTGATCGGTGCTTATGGGAAGAAAAGAATGTATGATAAGATGTCATCCGTGATGGAATACATGCGGAAGCTTCAATTTCCGTGGACAACCTCTACTTACAACAATGTCATTGAGGCATTTGCTGATGTCGGGGATGTGAAACACATGGAATACACGTTTGATCAAATGCGTGCTGAAGGGATGAAGGCAGACACCAAGACCTTTTGCTGCCTTATCAATGGATATGCTAATGCTGGTCTCTTTCATAAAGTTATTAGCACAGCTCAGTTGGCTGCCAAGTTTGAGATACCTGAAAATACCTCATTTTACAATGCTGTAATATTTGCTTGTGCAAAGGCAGAGGATTTGATGGAAATGGCGAGAGTTTTTAATCGAATGAAAGACAAGCAATGCCCACCTAATGAGTTAACCTTCTCCATCATGGTGGATGCATACAGAAAGGAAGGCATGAATGACAAGATCTACTATTTGGAGCAACTACAACAGGAGTTGCTTAATAATGGTTGTCTACCATCTCAGTAG